The genomic region TATGGAAATATTGCACTGTACAAAAAAAGGTGCTTTTACGTAGTCAATACAATATTGTTTTTTTCTATGATTTTTCTAAGGTTTATGAGTGCATACCGCATTCGGCCCAAGGCTGTATTTATACTAACCCCAGTATTTTCCGAAATTTCCTTAAAGCTCATGTCCTTATAAATACGCATTAATAAAACTTCGCGCTGATCGTCCGGTAACTCATCGATCAATAAAGTAAGGTCACTATCGATCTGTTCTTTTATGATTTGTTTTTCGGCATTCAATTTATCGTCCCCTATGACCGAAAAAATGTTAAAATCGTCACTGCCTTCAAATTTGGGCATACGCTTGTTTTTTCTGAAGTGGTCAATAATAAGGTTATGTGATATTCTCATTACCCATGGTAAAAATTTACCCTCTTCGCTATACGTTCCTTTTTTAAGGGTTTTGATAACCTTTATAAAGGTGTCTTGAAAGATATCTTCGGTAACGTCGCGATCCAGTACTTTGGAATAGATAAAGCTACTGATGCGTTGGTTGTGCCTGTTGATCAATATTTCAAGAGCTTTTTCTTCTCCGTTGATATAATCTTTTACTAATACTGAATCGTCAATTTGTACTTTCATGAGATAGATTTTTTGGTTAGAAATTTTGGGGATATTGAGTTACTGATTAATGTGATTAAATAGTTTTTGTTTTTAATTACATGTTAAAAGTATGTAAATGTAGAGGTGGAGTAAAAACATTGTTGTCAAACCCCATTTTTTTGATGTCAAACCCTGTTTTTATATTTTTTACCAAAAAATGATATTCTAAAACCAAGTAAATCACATAAATAAGGGATGTCTGCTGATACTTGTTTTTTATTGTGCAAATTTTTAATAGTATCAAAAGATAGATATGTCTAGGTATAAACATAAAAAACCTTCAGTTGCCTGAAGGTTTATCTTATATGGTTAGAAAGTAACTGTACTAGTTCAAATTGTTCTCGAATTTTACGTTACCATATTCTATAATGTCCAATGACTTTGAATAATTTAGTAAAAACTGAACAGTTTCCGGTTTGGCTTTGACAAGCTTGCAGTCGTTTTGTTTTTTAGTGTAGATGTTTTCCATACTTTCTGTTTGTTTCGTTACACTAAGATAACGCAGTATGTATGGGTTTATCGCCTTGGCTCGTTCTATTACATATTAATTAGTTGAAAAGGAGTGACCAATATGATAGCATCGTTGAAGCACCATTTAATTGGTCAAGACGATATTATGCGTCTCTATGATCTTCCTTAGATTTATAAGAGCGTAACGCATGCGGCCCAGAGCAGTATTGATACTTACGCCAGTGTTTTCGGATATTTCCTTAAAGCTCATGTCCTTATACATTCGCATGGTCAAAACTTCTTGCTGATCAACAGGCAGTTGTTCGATCAATACCAAAAGGTCGCTGTCTATTTGATCCTTGATTATTTGTTTTTCAGCATTTAACTTTTCATCGCCCAACACTGAAAAAATATTGTAGTCATCACTACCTTCAAACTTGGGCAAACGTCTACTTTTTCTAAAATGATCTATAATCAAATTATGTGCAATACGCATTACCCATGGTAAAAATTTGCCTTCTTCACTATATGTTCCCTTTTTTAGGGTACGAATCACTTTGATAAATGTGTCTTGAAATATGTCTTCCGTAATATTACGGTCGCCTATTTTGGAATAAATAAAACTGCTGATGCGTTGGTTGTGTTTTCTGATAAGTAGCTCCAGAGCCCTTTCGTCTCCGTTCATATAATCTCTTACCAATACCGAATCCTCGATTTGTAGTTTCATACAAATTACTTTTTTTGGGGTTTAACTTAAGTTTGTCCTAATTAAAGGGTCTCAGTTATTTAGGTTAATTTTTAAAAAAGTAATAGTATGCTATAGGCGTTTCGGTTTTTATTACGATTCAAATATAGAAAAAATATATTCTACTGGAAAAACATTGATAATATCATGATTGTTTGTGGGCAAGATAATAACGGTTGGCATTTACAAAACCCATAACGTATCTTTGCAGTATTAAATACGAGCATGACCACACTTATAGATGTCAACCCCAAAGAAAATATTATTATAAAGGGTGCAAAATTGCACAACCTCAAAAATATTGATGTAGTTATTCCCAGAAATAAATTGGTCGTTATAACTGGTCTGTCCGGTTCGGGAAAGTCAAGTTTGGCATTTGATACTTTATATGCCGAAGGTCAAAGGCGCTATGTAGAAAGCCTTTCGTCATATGCACGGCAATTTTTGGGGAAACTGGACAAGCCAAAAGTAGATTATATAAAAGGTATTGCCCCGGCAATAGCGATAGAGCAAAAAGTAAATTCCACAAACCCGCGTTCTACTGTTGGCACAACAACGGAAATCTATGACTATCTAAAGCTCTTGTATGCCCGTATAGGTAGAACTTTTTCTCCAGTTTCGGGAAATGAGGTAAAAAAGCACACCGTAACGGATGTTGTCAATTTTGTAAAATCTTTTGAAGAAGGGACCAAATTGTTACTGTTGGCACCGATAGTTATCCCCAAAGAAAGAGAGGTCGGCAAATCACTTCAACTTTTAAGCAAACAAGGTTATGCCCGTATAAAATATAAAGGCGAAGTACTACGGATAGATGATAAACTCACCAACATAGGCAGGGAGTTTTATTTGGTAATAGACCGTATTATAACAAAAGATGACGAGGATTTTTATAACCGATTGGCCAATGCCATAGATACGGCCTATTTTGAAGGTAAAGGCGAATGCATTATCGAGGAACTTAAAACGGAAAAGCAAACCCCTTTCAGCAACAAGTTTGATTTGGATGGAATTTCCTTTTTAGAGCCCAATATACACCTGTTCAGCTTCAACAACCCTTACGGTGCTTGTCCAAAATGTGAAGGGTATGGGGATGTCATAGGAATTGATGAAGATCTGGTCATCCCAAATACCGCTTTATCCATATATGAAAACGCCGTTTTCCCATGGCGAGGGGAAAGTATGGGCTGGTACCGGGATCAATTGGTGAATTCGGGCCATACGTTCAATTTTCCCATTCACAAACCATGGTTTGAGCTTAGTGAAGAACAAAAGCAATTGGTCTGGGACGGTAACAAACATTTTATTGGCATTCATAAGTTTTTCCAAACCTTAGAAGAAAAAAGTTATAAAATCCAAAATAGGGTGATGCTCTCACGCTATCGAGGTAAAACAAAATGTAACCTATGTAAGGGCAAACGTTTGAGGAAAGAAACCGATTATGTTAAAATTGATGGTAAATCTATTTCTGACCTAGTAGAACTTTCCATAGAAAAACTTATTGGTTTCTTTGACCAGTTGTCATTAAATAACAATGATACCGCCATAGCTACGAGATTATTAAAGGAAATCAATACCCGGTTAGGTTTTTTGGATAAGGTAGGGTTAAACTACTTGACCTTGAACCGAAAGTCAAATACACTCTCGGGCGGGGAGAGCCAAAGGATAAACCTGGCCACCTCACTGGGGAGTAGTTTGGTAGGTTCTATGTATATTCTGGACGAGCCCAGTATTGGCCTTCATCCAAAAGATACCGAGAATTTAATCGATGTTCTAAAATCGCTTCGTGATTTGGGCAATACCGTTATCGTTGTTGAGCACGATGAGGATATCATGAAAGCAGCTGATGAAGTCATAGATATTGGCCCGGAAGCAGGCACGCATGGCGGGGAGGTTACGGCCCACGGTACGCTGACCCAGGTTTTAAAATCCAATTCGCTAACGGCAAGTTATCTTAACGGCTCAAAAGAAATTGAAGTTCCCAAAAAAAGAAGGACTTCTAAAAATCATATCAAAATAAAGGGTGCACGGGAAAACAACCTAAAAAATATTGATGTAAACTTCCCATTGAACATGCTTACGGTAGTTACCGGTGTTTCGGGAAGCGGAAAAAGCACCTTGGTAAAGAAGCTGTTATATCCCATTATTTTGAAGGAAGTTGGTGGCTATGGTGAAAAAGCTGGGCAATTTACTTCTGTAGAAGGCAAGTACAGTACTATTCAACATGTGGAGTTTGTAGACCAAAACCCAATTGGACGCTCTTCCCGTTCCAATCCCGTTACTTACATAAAGGCCTATGACGACATCCGTGCGCTGTACGCCTCGCAAAAATTAAGTAAAATAAGAGGCTACCAGGCCAAACATTTTTCGTTCAACGTAGATGGTGGCCGATGTGAAAAATGTAAGGGTGAAGGCGAGATTACCGTAGAGATGCAGTTTATGGCCGATGTACACTTGGAATGTGATACCTGTAACGGCAAACGTTTCAAAAAAGAAGTATTGGAAGTGAAGTTTGAAGGCGCCAATATTGACGATGTCCTCAACATGACCATAGATGATGCCATTCTCTTCTTTGAAAACGGTAAACAAAATAAAATCATAACCAAACTAAAGCCCTTGCAAGATGTAGGTTTGGGCTATGTAACACTAGGGCAGTCCTCCTCTACCCTTTCTGGCGGTGAAGCACAACGTATCAAATTAGCCTCGTTTTTGGTAAAGGGAAATACAAAGGATAAAGCCTTGTTTATATTTGACGAACCAACCACTGGACTACACTTTCACGATATCAAAAAATTATTGAAGTCATTTGATGCCCTAATAGCAAAAGGGCACTCAATCGTAGTGATTGAACATAACATTGAACTTATTAAATGTGCCGACTATATTATAGATTTGGGTATGGAAGGCGGTGAGAATGGCGGACAGCTGATCGTTCAAGGCACACCGGAAGAAGTTGTAAAAAACGAGCAATCTCATACGGCGAGATATTTGAAAGAAAAATTATAACAAGTCATTGTAGATTTTAAATACGTACTTTTTACCAAGCATAGTATTCTTTTTTTATCTTAATTTATTTAAGCTTCAAATACAATTTTTATGTTGCCTATTTCTATTTAAAATAACATTCAAACGCATTGCTGTTTTGAAATGAGAAGTAAAAATTCGATAAATTAAATACAGAAATACAAATTTAAAAATTTTAAACAACTCATTATCAAGATATTATAATTTATTAAATTTTTTGGCACGCTGTTTGTTTTGTATAAGGCAAGTGTAAATAATTGCACTTAGAATTTAAAACCTTATATCATGAAAAAACTCGTACTACTTTTATCAGCGGTCGTTTTAGGTACCACAGGTATCATGGCCAGTACATTGGAAGATAAGGTTGCCACTCGCAATGCTTATAGGTTCAACAACTCTTTCATCTTTGTGGAGAACGGCATTACATTTTCGGTTTATCCAGATGGCGAATTCGATTTTTATATAGATAATAGGGTAAATATTGGTGCCAACGTAAATTTTGGTCGTACCAACATCACGTTCAATTCAGGTTTTGATTATAGCCCCTTCGCACAGTATGATGATTACGGAGCGGTAATACAAGTAGAAAACGTACCAATTTTTTATGACTTTTACGGTCGTGTAAACCAAATTGGTAACATTAAT from Costertonia aggregata harbors:
- the uvrA gene encoding excinuclease ABC subunit UvrA, yielding MTTLIDVNPKENIIIKGAKLHNLKNIDVVIPRNKLVVITGLSGSGKSSLAFDTLYAEGQRRYVESLSSYARQFLGKLDKPKVDYIKGIAPAIAIEQKVNSTNPRSTVGTTTEIYDYLKLLYARIGRTFSPVSGNEVKKHTVTDVVNFVKSFEEGTKLLLLAPIVIPKEREVGKSLQLLSKQGYARIKYKGEVLRIDDKLTNIGREFYLVIDRIITKDDEDFYNRLANAIDTAYFEGKGECIIEELKTEKQTPFSNKFDLDGISFLEPNIHLFSFNNPYGACPKCEGYGDVIGIDEDLVIPNTALSIYENAVFPWRGESMGWYRDQLVNSGHTFNFPIHKPWFELSEEQKQLVWDGNKHFIGIHKFFQTLEEKSYKIQNRVMLSRYRGKTKCNLCKGKRLRKETDYVKIDGKSISDLVELSIEKLIGFFDQLSLNNNDTAIATRLLKEINTRLGFLDKVGLNYLTLNRKSNTLSGGESQRINLATSLGSSLVGSMYILDEPSIGLHPKDTENLIDVLKSLRDLGNTVIVVEHDEDIMKAADEVIDIGPEAGTHGGEVTAHGTLTQVLKSNSLTASYLNGSKEIEVPKKRRTSKNHIKIKGARENNLKNIDVNFPLNMLTVVTGVSGSGKSTLVKKLLYPIILKEVGGYGEKAGQFTSVEGKYSTIQHVEFVDQNPIGRSSRSNPVTYIKAYDDIRALYASQKLSKIRGYQAKHFSFNVDGGRCEKCKGEGEITVEMQFMADVHLECDTCNGKRFKKEVLEVKFEGANIDDVLNMTIDDAILFFENGKQNKIITKLKPLQDVGLGYVTLGQSSSTLSGGEAQRIKLASFLVKGNTKDKALFIFDEPTTGLHFHDIKKLLKSFDALIAKGHSIVVIEHNIELIKCADYIIDLGMEGGENGGQLIVQGTPEEVVKNEQSHTARYLKEKL
- a CDS encoding RNA polymerase sigma factor, whose translation is MKVQIDDSVLVKDYINGEEKALEILINRHNQRISSFIYSKVLDRDVTEDIFQDTFIKVIKTLKKGTYSEEGKFLPWVMRISHNLIIDHFRKNKRMPKFEGSDDFNIFSVIGDDKLNAEKQIIKEQIDSDLTLLIDELPDDQREVLLMRIYKDMSFKEISENTGVSINTALGRMRYALINLRKIIEKNNIVLTT
- a CDS encoding sigma-70 family RNA polymerase sigma factor; translated protein: MKLQIEDSVLVRDYMNGDERALELLIRKHNQRISSFIYSKIGDRNITEDIFQDTFIKVIRTLKKGTYSEEGKFLPWVMRIAHNLIIDHFRKSRRLPKFEGSDDYNIFSVLGDEKLNAEKQIIKDQIDSDLLVLIEQLPVDQQEVLTMRMYKDMSFKEISENTGVSINTALGRMRYALINLRKIIETHNIVLTN